A genome region from Methanobacterium petrolearium includes the following:
- the radB gene encoding DNA repair and recombination protein RadB — protein MSEILSNMKQKGKILTSSPIDSLIGGGVEKGVITQFYGPPGSGKTNIVLNLLVRNAKNGSTGIFIDTEGGLSIERVKQISGTDFSKLASNIIVFEPSTFAEQDAVLRRIEQMILSGEKPELIILDSAVALYRVLDGDASQIKRELGKQMGLLTRLARKHDIAVVITNQVYASFEGEGMVEPVGGTILKYRSKIMVELERGDVSGERYAILKRHRSRPEGLRTRFHIVDNGLR, from the coding sequence ATGTCCGAAATTTTATCCAACATGAAACAGAAGGGTAAGATACTCACTTCATCACCCATAGACTCCCTTATTGGGGGTGGGGTGGAGAAGGGAGTTATCACCCAATTCTATGGCCCACCTGGATCAGGTAAAACCAACATAGTCCTCAATCTCCTGGTTCGGAATGCCAAAAACGGCAGTACTGGAATTTTCATCGATACTGAGGGCGGTTTGTCCATTGAAAGAGTTAAACAGATTTCAGGAACAGATTTCAGTAAACTTGCCTCTAATATAATTGTGTTCGAACCATCTACCTTTGCTGAGCAGGATGCTGTCCTGCGCAGAATTGAACAAATGATTTTATCTGGGGAAAAGCCGGAATTGATTATTTTGGACTCTGCAGTGGCCCTTTACAGGGTCCTTGATGGTGATGCATCCCAGATAAAACGAGAACTCGGAAAGCAGATGGGTCTCCTCACCAGACTGGCCCGCAAACACGACATTGCTGTGGTGATCACCAACCAGGTTTACGCCAGTTTTGAGGGTGAAGGCATGGTGGAACCAGTGGGAGGTACTATTCTCAAGTATCGCAGTAAGATCATGGTTGAACTGGAAAGGGGAGATGTTAGTGGGGAAAGATACGCCATTTTAAAACGGCATCGCAGCCGACCTGAAGGACTGCGTACTCGCTTTCACATTGTTGATAATGGGCTCAGGTAA
- a CDS encoding L-threonylcarbamoyladenylate synthase — MKIIKINAENPEKEKIRMARDILQQGGTLVYPTDTVYGLAANIFHKKAVYNIYRMKKRSSDKPISICLSKTEDIKMVAQLNQQTEKIIRKILPGPYTLILNRKDDVPSWITPGTDKIGIRIPDNAICRELSREFPITTTSANISGHPSPKSAQEARDELDDHPDMIIDSGPCPGGVSSTVLDLTVTPPLILREGAGMEKLL; from the coding sequence ATGAAAATTATTAAAATCAATGCAGAAAATCCGGAAAAGGAAAAAATAAGAATGGCCAGGGACATATTACAGCAGGGTGGAACTTTAGTTTATCCTACAGACACTGTATATGGCTTGGCAGCAAATATATTCCATAAAAAAGCAGTTTACAATATTTACCGGATGAAAAAAAGATCTTCAGATAAACCCATCTCCATTTGCCTCTCAAAAACAGAAGACATTAAAATGGTGGCACAACTGAACCAGCAGACTGAAAAAATTATTCGTAAGATCCTCCCAGGACCATACACTCTCATACTCAACAGGAAGGATGATGTTCCGTCATGGATCACTCCTGGAACAGATAAAATCGGGATCAGAATTCCTGATAATGCTATTTGCAGGGAACTTTCCAGGGAATTCCCCATAACCACTACTAGTGCCAATATATCTGGGCATCCGTCGCCTAAATCTGCCCAGGAGGCACGTGATGAGTTGGATGATCATCCGGATATGATCATTGATTCTGGTCCATGTCCTGGTGGAGTTTCCTCTACGGTGCTGGATCTCACAGTCACACCTCCACTCATCTTAAGGGAAGGGGCAGGAATGGAAAAACTACTCTAG
- a CDS encoding response regulator, protein MNKKVLIVEDECITSLELENKLSNWGYTPVGIAVSGEQALEMARELRPDVLIMDIRLRGDEDGVEVAWKILDEMEVSLIYITAHSTDYMMERAYETSPLAYFVKPFNDGELKLALEMVMKQGVGNGPRIGKE, encoded by the coding sequence ATGAATAAGAAAGTATTGATAGTGGAAGATGAATGTATAACTTCACTTGAACTGGAAAATAAACTCAGTAACTGGGGTTACACTCCAGTGGGAATTGCTGTTTCAGGAGAACAAGCCCTGGAAATGGCCCGGGAGTTGAGACCAGATGTATTGATAATGGACATAAGACTCAGGGGAGACGAAGATGGAGTTGAAGTTGCTTGGAAAATCTTGGATGAGATGGAAGTCTCTCTGATATATATTACTGCTCATTCAACGGATTATATGATGGAAAGAGCCTATGAAACTTCTCCACTTGCCTACTTTGTTAAACCATTTAATGACGGTGAGTTGAAGCTTGCGTTGGAAATGGTCATGAAACAGGGTGTGGGAAATGGTCCGAGAATTGGAAAAGAATAA
- a CDS encoding sensor histidine kinase: MKFIENISTGKISTKAFKKVTLLSILIIVGYAFFTIIFINNSSVFDGISNFLLPIISAVTLIMVYYAVKRSKTYGKSYYHAWLFLLIAQAFWVMGDILWSIWNSKLTDPSFLTYGYVCFGFRIVFLCISLYLMPKPHTDILNLYRRLVEICMVLVTLTMFFWSFLILPFIGRNQIDSVDLTVIWLNIILISALMFFTIYLFVSYAGNLKKGPMPYIIVSVAFQVLATITFAYGNILGAYSIGMMENLFWIAACLCIILASLVQIRCHPPEVLKDLSIEYWRFKIPFETNVALLLGGVAYILLIWAYFSFESVFEVLLFGGGLLIGLALIRAAISNKEVRKSYAKLEESKKTYQCILNTINDAVYVINPEIKFLEVNQGALDMYGYSRQEILGKSLDMLSAPGKNDMTEVVNTGYRALDGETQTFEFWGMRKNGEIFPKEIKINKGTYFGHDVVVAVARDITNRKEYEKTLKKSLAEKEVMVQEVHHRVKNNMQVISSLLRLQSMYLDNEKVKNALQESQNRVQSMAMVHEKLYQSKDLSSVDLEGYLHQIMRYLLDNYKMEFHQIKTVIRAEKAEIDVKTASPLGLIVNELITNSLKYAFPEGKGEITLNVCLVGDYYHLTVADDGIGLPDDFQLDRTETLGLQLVNRLVGQIDGFITLGEGKGTKFVIKFPANNQKRGKDN, encoded by the coding sequence ATGAAATTTATAGAAAACATTTCCACAGGTAAAATATCAACCAAAGCCTTCAAAAAAGTAACTTTACTATCTATCCTTATTATTGTAGGTTATGCTTTCTTTACCATAATATTTATCAATAATTCAAGTGTTTTTGATGGTATAAGCAATTTTTTACTTCCCATCATCAGTGCAGTGACTTTGATCATGGTATACTATGCTGTGAAACGTTCCAAAACATATGGAAAGAGTTATTATCATGCATGGCTGTTTTTATTGATAGCTCAGGCATTTTGGGTTATGGGTGATATTTTATGGTCAATATGGAATTCCAAACTCACAGATCCATCTTTTTTGACCTACGGTTATGTTTGCTTTGGTTTTAGGATTGTCTTCTTGTGTATAAGTCTGTATTTAATGCCAAAACCACATACTGACATCCTGAACTTGTACCGGAGGTTGGTTGAAATCTGTATGGTGCTGGTTACACTCACCATGTTCTTCTGGTCTTTTTTGATATTACCGTTTATTGGACGGAACCAGATCGATTCTGTTGATTTAACAGTCATATGGTTGAACATCATATTAATATCTGCCCTAATGTTTTTCACTATTTACTTGTTTGTTTCATACGCTGGCAACCTTAAAAAAGGGCCAATGCCATATATTATTGTTAGTGTTGCATTCCAGGTTTTAGCAACCATAACCTTCGCTTATGGAAACATTTTGGGAGCATACTCTATTGGAATGATGGAAAACCTGTTCTGGATTGCTGCCTGTCTGTGCATAATCCTGGCCAGCCTGGTACAGATCCGCTGCCATCCTCCAGAAGTACTTAAGGATCTTTCCATTGAATATTGGCGATTCAAAATCCCCTTTGAAACCAATGTTGCTTTACTACTGGGGGGCGTAGCATACATTCTACTTATATGGGCATATTTTAGTTTTGAAAGTGTTTTTGAAGTTTTATTATTTGGAGGGGGACTTTTAATTGGTTTGGCACTCATAAGGGCGGCAATTAGCAATAAAGAAGTTCGAAAATCCTATGCAAAACTGGAAGAAAGTAAAAAGACGTATCAATGTATCTTAAACACAATAAACGATGCAGTTTATGTAATAAATCCTGAAATAAAGTTTTTAGAGGTTAATCAGGGAGCTTTGGACATGTATGGTTACAGTAGACAGGAGATATTGGGGAAATCTCTGGACATGCTATCGGCTCCTGGGAAAAATGACATGACTGAAGTTGTGAATACAGGTTACCGGGCATTGGATGGAGAAACCCAGACCTTTGAGTTCTGGGGGATGCGTAAAAATGGTGAAATATTCCCTAAGGAGATCAAAATCAATAAGGGAACCTATTTCGGTCATGATGTGGTGGTGGCAGTGGCGAGAGACATCACCAATAGAAAAGAATATGAAAAAACTTTAAAAAAATCTCTGGCTGAAAAAGAGGTCATGGTCCAGGAGGTCCACCATAGGGTGAAAAACAACATGCAAGTGATATCCAGTTTATTGAGACTTCAATCCATGTATTTAGACAATGAAAAAGTTAAAAACGCCCTCCAGGAAAGTCAAAACAGGGTGCAGTCCATGGCAATGGTCCATGAGAAACTTTATCAAAGTAAAGACCTTTCCAGTGTTGATTTAGAAGGATACCTACACCAAATCATGCGATACCTTCTTGACAATTATAAAATGGAATTTCACCAAATAAAAACAGTTATACGTGCAGAAAAAGCTGAAATCGATGTTAAAACAGCCTCACCTTTAGGACTTATCGTTAATGAACTTATCACCAACTCTTTAAAATATGCTTTTCCTGAGGGTAAGGGAGAAATAACTTTAAATGTCTGTTTAGTTGGTGATTATTATCATTTGACGGTTGCAGATGATGGAATAGGTTTACCTGATGATTTCCAGTTGGATCGGACTGAAACACTTGGATTACAACTTGTAAACAGGTTGGTGGGTCAAATTGATGGATTTATAACGTTAGGAGAGGGGAAAGGCACTAAATTCGTTATAAAATTTCCCGCTAACAATCAAAAAAGAGGAAAAGATAATTAA
- the pgsA gene encoding archaetidylinositol phosphate synthase: MLNKLRPQFQRLISPLASKISLHPNILTIIGLLVSLLAAYAFSQKNLLAGALLILLSGFFDVIDGAVARNNNTKSKFGGLLDSTSDRFADAFIIIGIIYGGYVNWLWGVLALIASFSVSYVRARAEVEGIKCDVGIAERAERLVIILAGAFIGYFTNPHFFMSMAILLVIILGYITVLQRIYHSWKELKEL, from the coding sequence ATGCTAAACAAATTAAGGCCCCAATTTCAAAGATTAATCAGTCCCCTGGCCAGTAAAATCAGCTTACACCCTAACATCCTCACTATTATAGGTCTACTAGTAAGCCTCCTGGCAGCCTATGCCTTCTCCCAGAAAAACCTCCTGGCGGGGGCACTCCTAATACTCTTAAGCGGCTTTTTCGATGTGATTGACGGGGCAGTAGCCCGGAACAACAACACTAAAAGCAAATTCGGAGGGTTACTGGACTCCACATCCGACCGTTTCGCAGATGCCTTCATAATCATCGGAATCATATACGGAGGATATGTGAACTGGCTCTGGGGAGTTCTGGCACTCATAGCCTCATTCAGCGTTAGTTACGTACGTGCCCGGGCCGAAGTGGAAGGAATAAAGTGTGATGTGGGAATAGCAGAACGAGCCGAACGCCTAGTTATAATTCTAGCCGGTGCATTCATTGGATACTTTACAAATCCCCACTTTTTTATGTCAATGGCCATTCTCCTGGTAATAATACTGGGATATATTACAGTACTGCAACGAATTTATCACTCCTGGAAGGAACTTAAAGAACTTTGA
- a CDS encoding DUF357 domain-containing protein, with the protein MDAIERIEKDLDLFAKNIKEIESIKVRGEEEKIVQMAKNYRDDTRYYLEQKDYLTSFGCITYAHGLLDAVRILHDLIVDE; encoded by the coding sequence ATGGATGCAATAGAAAGAATCGAAAAGGATTTAGACCTTTTTGCAAAAAATATAAAAGAAATAGAATCTATAAAAGTCCGTGGTGAAGAGGAAAAAATAGTCCAGATGGCCAAAAACTACAGAGATGATACCCGATACTACTTGGAGCAAAAAGATTATCTGACATCATTTGGCTGCATAACCTATGCACATGGACTTCTAGATGCAGTAAGAATTTTACATGACTTAATTGTTGATGAATGA
- a CDS encoding DUF434 domain-containing protein produces the protein MNTQDESLLEAKKDFRYLLNRAFPRTGALKFVGDHYLLDETQRNYLNRTVFSNQKMETRKRKLILLSEIKDKYVLVDGYNVLITTESVCKEEEELLVDCDDGVTRDVKAVFGKYKENKATKEALTSIILLLKIFNPEKVLFFYDSPVSLSGELARTTQEILKFHNVPGDAQTAANVDGKIIQLSHDMDSVVATSDGIIIDKVNHVLDIPGYVSRARKK, from the coding sequence ATGAATACTCAAGATGAATCATTATTAGAAGCCAAAAAAGATTTCAGATATCTTTTAAATCGTGCATTTCCCAGGACTGGTGCTTTAAAGTTTGTGGGTGATCATTACCTCCTGGATGAGACCCAGAGAAACTATCTCAACCGCACTGTTTTCTCCAACCAAAAAATGGAAACCCGAAAAAGGAAATTAATCCTTTTATCAGAGATAAAGGATAAATACGTCCTGGTAGATGGTTATAATGTCCTTATCACCACTGAAAGTGTGTGTAAAGAGGAGGAAGAACTTCTGGTAGACTGTGATGATGGTGTTACCCGTGATGTTAAAGCGGTTTTCGGTAAATACAAAGAAAACAAAGCCACCAAAGAAGCTTTAACTTCCATTATATTACTTCTGAAAATTTTCAACCCGGAAAAGGTACTCTTTTTTTATGATAGTCCGGTGAGTTTAAGTGGAGAGCTTGCCAGAACCACCCAGGAAATCCTAAAATTCCATAATGTTCCTGGGGATGCTCAAACTGCAGCCAATGTAGATGGCAAGATCATCCAGTTATCCCATGATATGGACAGTGTGGTGGCTACTAGTGATGGTATAATAATTGATAAAGTGAACCATGTTCTGGATATACCGGGTTACGTTTCAAGAGCCCGTAAAAAATAA
- the fbp gene encoding fructose-1,6-bisphosphate aldolase/phosphatase, translating into MKTTISVIKADVGSIAGHGLAHPAILKKCEDILAKAKEEELLIDYYVTNCGDDTELIMTHQQGEENEEIHKLAWHAFLEGTAVAKELKLYGAGQDLLSDTFSGNIKGMGPGVAEMEFKERPSDPVVVFCCDKTEPGAFNMPLYKMFADPFTTAGLVIDPSMHNGFEFEVYDVMEHKKVKMTCPDEMYDLLALLGTISRYVIKRIRRRDDNEIAASVSTERLNLMAGKYVGKDDPVAVVRAQSGFPAAGEVVEPFAFPHLVGGWMRGSHNGPLMPVAQKNAYPVRFDGPPRIMALGFQIADGELVGPSDMFDDPSYDRSRALASDIADYMRRHGPFEPHRLPADEMEYTTLPGVMEKLGNRFEDIE; encoded by the coding sequence ATGAAAACCACCATTAGTGTAATAAAAGCAGACGTTGGTAGTATAGCAGGTCATGGATTAGCTCACCCCGCAATATTAAAAAAATGTGAAGATATTCTCGCCAAAGCCAAGGAAGAAGAGCTTCTCATTGATTATTATGTGACCAATTGTGGTGATGACACTGAGCTCATCATGACCCACCAGCAGGGTGAAGAAAACGAAGAGATCCACAAACTGGCATGGCATGCCTTTTTAGAAGGAACCGCTGTTGCAAAAGAACTTAAACTATACGGTGCAGGTCAGGACCTTCTATCAGACACATTTTCAGGAAACATCAAAGGTATGGGTCCTGGTGTTGCAGAAATGGAATTTAAAGAACGACCCAGTGACCCAGTGGTTGTTTTCTGCTGTGACAAAACCGAACCAGGTGCATTTAACATGCCCCTATATAAAATGTTCGCAGACCCATTCACCACCGCAGGTCTGGTAATTGACCCATCCATGCACAACGGATTTGAATTTGAAGTGTATGACGTCATGGAACACAAAAAAGTTAAAATGACCTGTCCTGATGAAATGTACGATTTACTGGCACTTCTTGGAACCATCAGCAGATACGTCATAAAACGTATCCGTAGAAGAGACGATAATGAAATAGCTGCATCCGTCAGTACCGAACGATTAAACCTCATGGCAGGAAAATACGTGGGTAAAGATGACCCAGTAGCTGTTGTAAGAGCACAATCAGGATTCCCAGCAGCTGGAGAAGTTGTGGAACCATTCGCATTCCCACACCTAGTTGGTGGATGGATGAGGGGATCACACAACGGGCCACTAATGCCTGTAGCCCAGAAAAACGCCTACCCCGTCAGATTCGACGGACCTCCAAGGATCATGGCTCTTGGTTTCCAGATAGCTGATGGTGAACTTGTGGGACCATCCGACATGTTTGATGACCCATCATATGACAGATCCAGAGCACTGGCATCTGATATTGCTGATTACATGAGAAGACATGGACCATTTGAACCTCACAGATTACCCGCTGATGAAATGGAATACACCACACTTCCTGGTGTGATGGAAAAATTAGGCAACAGATTTGAAGATATTGAATAA
- the aksF gene encoding homoisocitrate dehydrogenase, with amino-acid sequence MYNVTVIHGDGIGPEVTEAALYILEATPIQFKFHEAKAGNACYNDTGTTLPDETIKMAKNSDATLFGAVTTVPGQKSAIITLRKELNLYANLRPIKSYPGAKSMYDDLDLLIVRENSEGLYSGIEEYTEDGATALRVITKKASERITKVAFQQALKQGKSRVSAVHKANVLKKTDGVFKETFWKVAEEYKNLDDYKDIKTDEVYVDAAAMFLVTNPHRFQVMVTTNLFGDILSDEGAGLVGGLGMAPSANIGDDNGLFEPVHGSAPDIAGKGVANPAAMILSSCLMLQFLGEHQDAFKIEQALIRVLKGGVATTPDMGGTSTTMQMAQLVREYFDEN; translated from the coding sequence ATGTACAATGTAACTGTGATTCATGGGGATGGAATAGGGCCGGAGGTAACTGAAGCAGCACTCTACATTTTAGAAGCAACTCCCATCCAATTCAAATTTCATGAAGCCAAGGCAGGTAATGCTTGTTATAATGATACCGGGACTACCTTGCCTGATGAAACTATCAAGATGGCTAAAAATTCTGATGCAACACTTTTTGGCGCAGTAACTACGGTTCCAGGTCAAAAAAGTGCAATAATCACCCTCAGGAAAGAGTTGAATCTTTATGCCAATTTAAGACCCATCAAATCATATCCTGGAGCAAAATCAATGTACGATGATCTGGATTTGCTCATTGTTAGGGAGAACTCAGAAGGTCTTTACTCTGGAATTGAAGAATACACTGAAGACGGGGCAACCGCTCTAAGGGTCATCACTAAGAAAGCATCAGAAAGAATAACAAAAGTTGCCTTTCAACAGGCACTTAAACAGGGTAAATCCAGAGTTAGTGCAGTACATAAGGCCAATGTACTTAAAAAAACAGATGGAGTATTCAAAGAAACCTTCTGGAAAGTTGCAGAAGAATACAAAAATTTGGATGATTATAAGGATATAAAGACCGATGAAGTTTATGTGGATGCTGCTGCCATGTTTCTAGTTACCAATCCACATCGCTTTCAAGTAATGGTCACCACCAACCTTTTTGGGGATATACTGTCTGATGAGGGTGCAGGACTGGTAGGAGGTTTGGGAATGGCACCATCGGCTAACATTGGGGATGATAATGGTTTATTTGAGCCGGTGCATGGATCTGCCCCGGATATTGCAGGTAAAGGTGTTGCCAATCCTGCTGCCATGATCCTATCTTCTTGTCTAATGTTACAGTTTCTGGGAGAACACCAGGATGCATTTAAAATTGAACAGGCACTTATAAGGGTTCTAAAGGGAGGAGTAGCCACCACACCGGACATGGGAGGAACATCTACCACCATGCAGATGGCCCAGTTAGTCAGAGAATATTTCGATGAAAATTAA
- a CDS encoding HEAT repeat domain-containing protein: MEVEKNVARLIETLKDDDEHVQVQATEMLEEIGEPAVPQLIDALDDEDKNVRKGSARVLGLIGDVRAIKPLIETMKDDNKWVRRAASGALSNMDKRAVEPLIQTLKDDDWRVRGGAAWALGNIKAPESLEPLMGAMSDDNGFVRAGATMAVGNIGGDAAQKALEGVLNDKSSYVRRVAESFLNKE, encoded by the coding sequence ATGGAAGTTGAAAAAAACGTTGCAAGACTGATTGAAACTTTAAAGGATGACGATGAGCATGTACAGGTTCAGGCCACAGAAATGCTGGAGGAAATCGGAGAACCTGCAGTGCCTCAGCTTATAGATGCCCTGGATGATGAAGATAAAAATGTAAGAAAGGGATCTGCAAGAGTTTTAGGGCTTATTGGTGATGTACGTGCCATTAAACCCCTTATTGAAACCATGAAAGATGATAATAAGTGGGTGCGTAGGGCTGCCTCAGGAGCCTTGAGTAACATGGACAAACGTGCAGTAGAACCCCTGATCCAAACTCTTAAAGACGATGACTGGAGAGTGAGGGGAGGAGCTGCCTGGGCACTTGGAAATATCAAAGCCCCTGAATCATTAGAACCCCTGATGGGGGCAATGAGTGACGATAACGGCTTTGTCAGGGCTGGTGCTACTATGGCCGTTGGAAATATTGGAGGAGATGCTGCCCAAAAGGCACTCGAGGGAGTTCTTAATGATAAAAGCAGTTACGTCCGTAGAGTTGCTGAAAGTTTCCTAAACAAGGAATAA
- a CDS encoding malate dehydrogenase, whose translation MKVSVIGASGRVGKAAAFCLAEESVVSDMVLLSREKSLDQIQGEALDMKDALAAKDIGVSITPSSNFENMEGSKIVVIAAGVPRTPDMTRMDLAIPNAKIVAHYSKLVAKYAPESIILVITNPVDVMTYVAYKASGFPRNRVIGLGNHLDSLRLKNLFAKQFNIHVSEVHTRIIGEHGEHMVLLLSSTSIGGILFKEFSQYQSLDLDAIIEKVKKAGSYVINKKGATEYGPAFAISNIVKTILNDEKRILTLTTFLDGEIYGTNDVCLGVPVKLGKNGVERIIKVNMSDDELKEFKVAAEAVKSSTQELMSKLPEDL comes from the coding sequence ATGAAAGTTAGTGTTATTGGAGCATCAGGTCGGGTGGGTAAAGCTGCTGCATTCTGCCTGGCTGAAGAAAGTGTTGTAAGTGATATGGTGCTGTTATCACGAGAAAAAAGTCTGGATCAGATCCAGGGAGAAGCCCTGGACATGAAAGATGCACTGGCTGCTAAGGATATTGGAGTGTCCATAACCCCTTCTTCTAATTTTGAGAATATGGAAGGTTCTAAAATTGTGGTAATTGCTGCTGGGGTCCCCCGCACTCCAGATATGACACGCATGGATCTGGCCATTCCCAATGCAAAGATTGTAGCTCATTATTCAAAGTTAGTGGCCAAATATGCTCCGGAATCCATAATTCTGGTCATAACCAATCCAGTTGATGTGATGACCTATGTTGCTTATAAAGCTTCTGGATTTCCCCGAAACAGAGTTATTGGACTGGGAAATCACCTTGATTCATTGAGGCTGAAAAACCTTTTTGCCAAACAATTCAACATTCACGTCAGTGAGGTACACACTCGAATAATTGGGGAACATGGCGAACACATGGTCCTGCTTTTAAGTTCCACTTCTATTGGTGGAATACTGTTTAAAGAGTTTTCCCAGTACCAATCATTGGACTTGGATGCAATCATAGAGAAAGTTAAAAAAGCAGGAAGTTACGTTATCAACAAAAAAGGAGCAACTGAATACGGACCTGCTTTTGCCATTTCTAATATCGTGAAAACTATACTTAACGATGAAAAGAGGATACTGACTCTCACCACATTCCTGGATGGAGAAATTTATGGTACCAATGATGTTTGTCTGGGAGTACCTGTTAAGTTAGGGAAAAATGGTGTTGAAAGAATAATCAAAGTCAATATGAGTGATGATGAATTAAAAGAGTTCAAGGTAGCTGCAGAGGCTGTGAAAAGTTCCACTCAAGAGTTAATGTCAAAACTCCCTGAAGACTTATGA
- the pdxT gene encoding pyridoxal 5'-phosphate synthase glutaminase subunit PdxT, translating into MIKIGILDLQGDVSEHLEMTRKTLRKMNVESKVSTVKTSTEVAECHGIIISGGESTVIGRLIHEKGIDQIIKENKIPVMGTCAGMVILGQETDYDQPLLGLIPMKVKRNGFGRQKASFEAELELKITENHYPGVFIRAPYALTVAQEAVPLGKIHDKIIAVAYKNHVATAFHPELTRDTRIHEYFIKEVLNCVE; encoded by the coding sequence ATGATTAAAATTGGAATTTTAGACTTGCAGGGAGATGTTTCCGAGCACCTGGAAATGACCAGGAAAACTTTAAGGAAAATGAACGTGGAATCAAAGGTTTCAACAGTTAAAACATCAACCGAAGTTGCAGAATGCCATGGAATCATTATCTCTGGAGGAGAAAGTACTGTTATCGGCAGACTCATCCATGAAAAGGGCATTGACCAGATTATTAAGGAAAACAAAATCCCTGTAATGGGGACCTGTGCAGGAATGGTGATATTAGGACAGGAAACTGACTATGATCAACCATTACTGGGATTAATACCAATGAAAGTTAAAAGAAACGGTTTTGGAAGGCAAAAAGCCTCATTTGAAGCTGAATTAGAATTAAAAATAACAGAAAATCATTATCCTGGAGTTTTCATCCGAGCTCCCTATGCCTTAACCGTTGCCCAAGAAGCAGTTCCCCTGGGCAAAATCCATGATAAAATCATCGCTGTAGCCTACAAAAATCATGTTGCTACAGCATTTCACCCCGAACTTACTCGCGATACTAGAATTCATGAATATTTTATAAAGGAGGTATTAAATTGTGTGGAATAG
- a CDS encoding glutamine amidotransferase produces MCGIAGVVFKDKKLHPVGKFMTHMLNALQHRGPDSAGFALYGGLGLGEHEYLLNIEVKEKPGLLEDVKAKVETAFPIESEEIIPSVENYIIYRCKVNLDSFSQLKPLIMDVDEIDDVIVLNGAHSFEMIKDVGLVKDIAARYNTEDKMGTHAIGHTRFSTESIVDRYHAHPFQSYIIPDITVVHNGQITNYWKIRDPLERKGHIFETDNDTECIVHYIADKLAQDYSLEEALEQSVKDMDGPFSYIVGTPNGVGIAKDQLGLRPGVMAENDEVFAVASEEVALREVMDTSDIDQISPGESRAYTI; encoded by the coding sequence TTGTGTGGAATAGCCGGAGTGGTATTTAAAGATAAAAAACTTCATCCAGTTGGCAAGTTCATGACCCACATGCTAAACGCTCTACAGCATAGGGGTCCTGATTCAGCAGGTTTCGCCCTTTATGGTGGTCTTGGACTTGGAGAACATGAATATCTACTGAACATAGAAGTTAAAGAAAAACCAGGACTCCTCGAAGACGTTAAAGCCAAAGTGGAAACAGCCTTCCCCATTGAAAGTGAAGAAATCATTCCTTCGGTGGAAAATTACATCATATACCGTTGTAAAGTTAACCTGGACTCATTCTCACAACTGAAACCACTGATTATGGATGTGGATGAAATTGATGATGTTATCGTCTTGAACGGAGCCCATTCTTTTGAGATGATTAAAGATGTGGGACTGGTAAAAGACATAGCTGCCCGTTACAACACTGAAGATAAGATGGGTACACATGCCATTGGCCACACCCGTTTCTCCACTGAAAGTATAGTGGACCGGTACCATGCCCACCCTTTCCAGAGTTACATCATACCCGATATCACCGTGGTGCACAATGGCCAGATCACCAATTACTGGAAAATAAGAGACCCCTTAGAGCGTAAAGGCCATATCTTTGAAACCGATAACGACACCGAGTGTATTGTGCATTACATTGCAGATAAATTAGCCCAGGATTACAGTTTAGAAGAAGCTCTGGAACAGTCTGTGAAGGACATGGACGGTCCTTTCTCCTATATTGTAGGCACACCCAATGGGGTGGGAATTGCCAAGGACCAGTTAGGCCTCAGGCCAGGGGTTATGGCTGAAAATGATGAAGTGTTTGCAGTTGCCTCTGAAGAAGTGGCCCTCCGAGAAGTAATGGACACCTCAGATATTGATCAGATATCTCCAGGAGAAAGCCGTGCTTACACCATTTAG